One segment of Triticum aestivum cultivar Chinese Spring chromosome 2A, IWGSC CS RefSeq v2.1, whole genome shotgun sequence DNA contains the following:
- the LOC123191609 gene encoding proline-rich protein 36, translated as MRRGGLLESDRGKNNARPVLTSLKHAATPFHSAARRRPPPPATLLRTAGPCHAPPRAATAPPPFAAPTAGEAETLDVGAAPSPNSSPPSSSASTALKSATPSRCSPIIPLRAAAPGLLPLSSRRWKLAAPPALLSQCPQVPDGGKEGLIVAEAELINVSRMWFCAILNLLL; from the exons ATGAGAAGGGGAGGATTATTAGAATCAGATCGG ggaaaaaacaacgcacgCCCCGTCTTGACCTCCCTCAAGCACGCCGCCACCCCCTTCCACTCTGCCGCGCGCCGCCGGCCGCCACCCCCTGCCACGCTGCTGCGCACCGCCGGCCCCTGCCACGCGCCGCCGCGCGCTGCCACCGCCCCTCCGCCGTTCGCCGCCCCCACCGCCGGAGAGGCGGAGACACTCGACGTCGGCGCCGCACCATCCCCCAactcctctcccccctcctcctctgcGTCCACCGCTCTTAAGTCGGCCACGCCCTCGAGGTGCTCCCCCATCATCCCGTTGCGGGCTGCTGCTCCGGGCCTGCTTCCTCTCAGCTCCCGTCGCTGGAAATTGGCGGCACCACCAGCTCTCCTGTCTCAATGTCCCCAAGTACCAG ATGGAGGCAAGGAAGGCCTGATTGTTGCTGAAGCCGAGCTCATAAACGTCTCACGTATGTGGTTTTGTGCTATTCTGAATCTTCTTCTCTGA